One window from the genome of Arthrobacter sp. FW305-BF8 encodes:
- a CDS encoding ATP-dependent 6-phosphofructokinase — protein sequence MKIGILTSGGDCPGLNAVIRGAVLKGIAIHGHEFVGFLDGWRGVVEGDIIDIPRTMVRGIAKQGGTILGTSRTNPFDNGGGPEVIKAHMDRLGIDAIIAIGGEGTLAAAKRLTDAGLKIVGVPKTVDNDLDATDYTFGFDTAVQIATEAIDRLRTTGESHHRCMIAEVMGRHVGWIALHAGMAAGAHAILIPEQKVSIEQITQWVKEAHHRGRAPLVVVAEGFVPEHMDEAHSERGLDAFGRPRLGGIADQLVPELEARTGIETRATILGHIQRGGVPSAFDRVLATRLGMAAIDSVVEGYWGTMVALKGTDIQHVAFEEALGQLKTVPQNRYDEAAVLFG from the coding sequence ATGAAAATTGGAATCCTCACCAGCGGTGGTGACTGCCCCGGACTGAACGCGGTCATCCGCGGCGCCGTACTCAAGGGCATCGCCATCCACGGCCACGAATTCGTGGGTTTCCTCGACGGCTGGCGCGGCGTGGTGGAGGGCGACATCATCGACATCCCCCGCACCATGGTCCGCGGTATCGCCAAGCAGGGCGGCACCATCCTTGGCACGTCCCGCACCAACCCCTTCGACAACGGCGGCGGCCCGGAGGTCATCAAAGCCCACATGGACCGCCTGGGCATCGACGCCATCATCGCAATCGGCGGTGAGGGCACGCTGGCGGCCGCCAAGCGCCTTACGGATGCCGGGCTGAAGATCGTCGGTGTTCCCAAGACCGTTGACAACGACCTGGACGCTACGGACTACACCTTCGGTTTCGACACCGCCGTGCAGATCGCCACGGAGGCCATCGACAGGCTCCGCACCACCGGCGAATCCCACCACCGCTGCATGATCGCCGAAGTGATGGGCCGCCACGTGGGCTGGATCGCGCTGCACGCCGGCATGGCCGCAGGCGCCCACGCCATCCTGATCCCGGAACAAAAAGTCAGCATCGAGCAAATCACCCAGTGGGTAAAGGAAGCCCACCACCGCGGCCGCGCACCCCTGGTGGTCGTCGCCGAAGGCTTCGTTCCCGAGCATATGGATGAGGCCCATTCTGAACGGGGCCTGGACGCCTTCGGCCGCCCCCGGCTTGGCGGCATCGCGGACCAGCTGGTCCCGGAGCTGGAAGCCCGCACCGGCATCGAAACCCGTGCCACGATCCTTGGCCACATCCAGCGCGGCGGCGTCCCCTCAGCCTTCGACCGGGTCCTTGCCACCCGGCTGGGCATGGCCGCCATCGACTCCGTGGTCGAAGGCTACTGGGGCACCATGGTCGCCCTGAAGGGAACAGACATCCAACATGTCGCCTTCGAGGAGGCCCTGGGCCAGCTCAAGACCGTCCCACAAAACCGCTACGACGAAGCAGCCGTCCTGTTCGGCTAA